The Candidatus Hydrogenisulfobacillus filiaventi sequence GCCCGGCGGAACCTGGTGCTGGCCCGGATGGCCACCTTGGGCTATCTAAGCCCGGCGGCGGCCCGCCGGGCGGAGCAGGCCCCCCTCCGGCTGGTCCGGCGGGGCACCACGGTCAACCGCGCCCCCTTTTACACCCAGTTTGTGGCGGCCGACCTGCAGGCCCATGCTCCCGCGCTGGCCCGGAACCTGGCCACCGGCGGCTACCGCATCACCACCGCCATGGATTGGGTGATGCAGCGGGCCGCGCAGACGGTCTTCGCCAACGACCTGCCCGGCCCCTTCCAGGTCCGCCCGCAGCCCGAACCGGAGGCCGCCCTGGTGGCGGTGGATCCCCGCACCGGCTACGTGGACGCCCTGGTGGGCGGCCGTGACTGGGCGCGATCCACCTTCAACCGGGCCCTCTACGCGCACCGGCAGCCGGGGTCGACCATGAAGTACTTCCTGTACACCACGGTGATTAAGGCCGGCTATCCCACCTCCACGGTGCGCCAATCGGCCCCGGTCCGTTTCCAGGCCGGTCACGGACGCTGGTATGTCCCGCACAATTTCGGGCACGTGTACAACGGCCCCCTGACCATCCGGCGCGCGATCGCCCTCTCCGACAATATTGTGGCGGTCAAATGGATGGACACGGTGGGGCCGCCGGCCATGATCGCCACCGCCCACGCCATGGGCATTACCAGTCCGCTGGCGGACAACCTGACCACCGCCCTGGGCTCTTCGGCGGTGACCCCGCTGGAAATGGCCCGGGCGGTGGCGCCGCTGGCCAACGGCGGCTACCGGGTCCGGCCGCTGGGCGTTCTACGGGTCACGGACGGATCCGGGCACGTGCTCTACCAGGCCCGGCCGCAGCGGACACGGGTGCTGTCGCCGGCGGTGGCCTATGTGGTGACCAGCCTGTTCGGGGCGCCCCTCAACAACCCTCAAGGCACCGCCCATGACCTGCGGGCCGTGTTCACCCGGCCGGCCGCCGCCAAGACCGGGACCTCCTCCGGCCAGCGGGACGGATGGCTGGTGGGCTATACGCCGCAGCTGACCTGCGCCGTCTGGGTCGGCAACGACAACAACCGGCCGTTGGACCTGACCGGCGACCGGGCGGCCGGACCGGCCTGGGCGGATTTCATGGCCACGGCGCTGGCGGGCCACCCGGTGCGCCGGTTCCCCCGCCCGCCGGGGGTGGTGACACGGGAGGTTTGCATCCGCACCGGGCTGCTGGCCAACGGCTGCTGTACCAGCTACCGGGAGGTCTTCTTAGCCGGTCACACCCCCACCCGGGTCAGCCCCGGGTGCGGCGGATCCGGCGGGGGTTCGGGCGGCAGCGGCGGCGGCCCGGCCCCCGCCCCGCCCCCCTTGCCGGGTGGGCTGCCGGGCTGGCTGCACCGGCTGCTGCCGTCGCTGTTCTAACCTGCTTCATCGCCCAGCCCGACGCCCGCCAGATAGGCGGCCGCGCCCGGCGCCAGCGGCACCGGGCGGTCGGGATGCCGGCGCAACCAGACGGCCGCTTCCGGGCCGAACAACGGCAGGCCGGCCTCCAGCTCCCGCCGGGCCAGTTCGTAGAGGCTTTCCTCGTACAGGGCTTCGGCATCCACCACGGCTACCCCTCTCCGTCCGGCAGGTCCTCCGGGGTGCCCCAGTGCCACGCCAGGTCCCAGACCCGGGCCAGGGCCTCTGCCACCACGGGGCGGACCGCGACCAGATCCGGGGCCGCGGCCCCCAGCAGCCGGGCCAGGGAGGTGACCCCCTTGTCGCGGATGCCGCAGGGGATGATGCCGGTAAAGTGGCCGAGGTCAGGGGCCACATTCAGGGCAAACCCGTGGGAGGTAATCCAGCGGCTGGCTTTCACGCCGATGGCCGCAATCTTGGCCGGGCCCTGCGGCTCGTCCACCCAGACGCCGGTATGGGGCGGCAGCCGGTAGGCCGTGACCCCCCAGGTCGCCAAGGCCCGGATGAGACCCTCCTCCAGGCTCCGCAGGTAGGCATGCAGGTCGCGCCCGTGACGGGTCAGGTCCAGAATGGGATAGCCCACCAGCTGGCCTGGCCCGTGATAGGTGATGTCCCCGCCGCGGTCCACCTCATAAAGGGCGATGCCGCGGCGCTGCAGGGTGGGCAGGTCCCAGAGCAGATTGTCCCGGCTGCCGCGGGCAGCCCGGCCGATGGTGTAGACCGGATCATGCTCCACCAGCAGCAGCGTGTCCGGCAGGTGGCCGCGGCGCACCGCCTCGCCCACGCGGCGTTGCAGGTCCCAGGCCGGACCGTAGGGCATGCGGCCCAGCCAGACCGCCAGGGCCGGGCGGGTCATCGGTGCAGCCGGTCCGCCGGCACCTGCTCGGCGGCATGGTAGGAGCTGCGGACCAGCGGGCCGGATTCCACATGCAGGAACCCCATGGCCAGGGCTTCCTCCCGCATCTCGGCGAACTCCTCCGGAGGGTAGAAACGCTCCACCGCTATATGCTTGGGATCCGGCCGCAGGTACTGCCCCACGGTCAGGACCTCCACCCCATGCCGGCGGAGGTCGGCAAACACCGCCCGGAGTTCCTCCCGGGTCTCGCCCAGGCCTACCATCAGCCCCGACTTGGTCACGATCCTGGGGTCCAGCTCCCGCACCCGGCGCAGGAGGTCCAGGCTGCGCTGGTAATCGGCCTTAGGCCGGACCCGCCGGTAGAGGCGGGGGACAGTCTCGATGTTGTGGTTGAAGATCTCGGGCCGGGCCGCTGCCACCGTGCGGATGGCCGCGGGGTCGCCCTGGAAGTCCGGGGTCAGCACCTCAATCGAGCAGCCCGGACGGCGGGCACGGATGGCGGCAATCGTCTCGGCAAAGATGCCCGCGCCCCCGTCCGGCAGGTCGTCGCGGTCCACCGAGGTGATCACCACGTGAGCCAGCTCCATGGCGGCCACGGTTTCCGCCACCCGGACCGGCTCCGCCCGGTCCACCCCCTGAGGCCGGCCGCTTTTCACGGCGCAGAAGGCACAGTTGCGGGTGCAGATGTCGCCCAGAATCAGAAAGGTGGCCGTCCGCCGCTCCCAGCAGTCGTAGATGTTGGGGCAGCGGGCCTCCTCGCAGACGGTGTGCAACGCCTGGCTGCGCATGAGGCCCTTGATGTCGCTGTAGTTGCGCCCCTGGGTGAGGCGGATGCGGAGCCAGGGCGGCAGGTGCTTGGAGGCAGGCCGGCCGGCGGCCGGTGCCTCCCGGGGCTCCTCCGCGGGTGCCATGGGGCCTCCTTCCTCCCGCCGCACAGGCAGGCATCAATCAATAGATGGACGTCTCCGGGCCGATGGATTCCAGGTGCTGCTTGACCGCGGTCAGGAAGCGGCCCGCTTCGGCCCCGTCCACGACGCGATGGTCGAAGGAGAGGCAGATGTTGACCATGGACCGGATGGCGATGCTGTCGCCAATCACCACCGGGCGCTTGACGATGCGCTCCAGGGTCACAATGCCTACCTCCGGGGCATTGATCACCGGATAGGTGAGCACGGTGCCGACGGCGCCGGTGTTGTCCAGGGTGAAGGTGCCGCCGGTGATGTCGTCCATGGTGAGCCGGCCCTGCCGGGCCCGCTGGGTCAGGTCCGCCACCTGGTGGGCCAGTCCCACCACATTCTGGCGGTCGGCATCCTTGATTACCGGCACCACCAGGCCGCGATCGGTAGCTGTAGCCATGCCCAGGTTGATGCGCTTCTTGTAGACGATGCTGTCGCCGTTCCACTGGGCGTTCATTTCCGGCACCTGGCGCAAGCCTTCCACTACCGCCCGGATCATGAACGGCACGAAGGTGAGCGGTACGCCCTCCCGTTCCTTGAAGCTGGTCTTGAGCCGCTCACGCAAGGTGGCCAGCCCGGTCACATCCACCTCGACCATCAGCCAAGCGTGGGGCACGGTCATCTTGGACCGTACCATGCGGTCCGCAATGACCCGCCGGATCTGGCTGAGGGGAACCACCTCATCTCCCGGCTCCACCACCGCCGGGGCCGGGGCTATGGCCGGGACCGGCGCCGGGGCCGCCGGAGGCGCCGCCGGGGTGGGGGCCGCAGCCGGGGCAGCCGGGGCGGAGGGCGTGGGGGCCGCCGCGGCCGCAGCCACTGCCTGGAGGATGTCGCGCCGGGTCACCCGCCCCCCGGCGCCGGTTCCCGAGACGGTTGCCGGGTCAATGCCGTGTTCGGCCGCGAGCCGCCGCACAGCAGGGGAGTAGCGGCCACGGGGCGGCGCACCCGCGGGGGCGGGGGCGGCAGGGGCGGCCGCGGAAGGTTCTGCTGCGGCTGGGGTCGCGGGAGCCGCCGGCGGCGAGGCGGCGGCAGGAGCGGCCTCGGCCGGTGCGGCGGTGGTAGCGGCTCCGCCTGCGACCTCCAGTTCGCACAGGGGTTCGCCCACGGCCACCGTGGCGCCCTCCTCCACCAGAATGCGGGTGATCACGCCCTCCGCGGGTGACGGCACCTCGGCATTGACCTTGTCGGTCATCACCTCCACCAGGGATTCATACTGGTCGACGTGGTCGCCTGCCTTCTTCAACCATTGTCCGATGGTGCCTTCGGTGACCGATTCGCCCAGCTGGGGCATGCGTACGATTTCCGGCATCTTGTCCTCTCCTCTTCGGGCCTGGTCTGCGGGGCGGCCTAGAACCGCGCCAGTTCGCGTGCCGCCGCGGCGATTTTCTCCGGGGTGACCAGAAAGGCGTGCTCGAGGGGAGGGCTGAAGGGCATCGCCGGGACGTCGGGTCCGGTCAGGCGCCGGATGGGCGCATCCAGGTCAAACAGGGCGTGCTCGGCAATCAGCGCGGCCACTTCCCCGCCGATGCCGCCGGTCAGGTTGTCCTCATGCACAATCAGCACCTTGCCGGTCTTGCGGGCGGTCGCGAGGATGGCCTCCACATCCAACGGGCGGACCGTGCGGAGGTCCAGCACTTCGACCGAAATCCCATCCTCCTTGGCCAGCTGTTCGGCAGCCTTGAGGGCATGCTGCACCACCAGCCCGTAGCCGATGATACTGACGTCGGTGCCTTCGCGCTTGAGGTCGGCCTTGCCGAGGGGAATCAGGTAGCGCTCCTCGGGCACCTCGCCCTTGACCGACCGGTAGGCCGCCTTGTGTTCAAAGAACAGCACCGGATCCGGGTCGTGAATGGACGCTGCCAGCAAGCCCTTGGCGTCATAGGGGGTGGAAGGGATGACCACCTTCAGGCCGGGCACGTGGGCAAAAAACGCCTCCACACTCTGGGAATGGTAAAGACCGCCGTGTACCCCGCCCCCGAACGGCGCCCGGATGGTGATGGGTACGTGAAAGTCGTTGTTGGAACGGTAGCGCATGCGGGCGGCTTCTTCCACAATCTGGTTAAAAGCCGGGGCGATGAAATCGGCAAACTGGATTTCCGGCACCGGCAGCAGCCCGCCTACAGCAGCCCCGATCGCGGTGCCGACAATCGCGGCCTCCGCGAGCGGGGAGTCAATTACCCGCTCTTCGCCGAACTCCGCCAGCAGGCCGTCGGTCACCCGGAAGACGCCCCCGCGGACCCCGACGTCCTCCCCATAGATGATGATCCGCGGATCGCGCCGCATCTCCTGGCGCAGGGTTTCGCGGATGGCCTCCAAGAACGTCATTTGCGCCATGTTTCCTGTCCCGGGGCCCTGGCGGCCGCCGGGCGACCCTCCCTTGTCCGGATTTGCCGATGCGCAGTCAGTCGCCGTACACGTAGAGCCCCATGGTGGCGGGGTCGGGATAAGGTGCCTTGTCGGCGTATTCGGTGGCATCGTCCACCGCCGCCTTAATCTCGGCACGGTAACGGGCCAATTCCTCGTCGGTGAGGATGCCCTCCTCGCGCAGGCGGCGCTCAAAGGTGATGAGGGGGTCCCGCTTCTTGCGCTCCTGGACCTCTTCCCGTGTCCGGTAGGCGCGGTCGTCGTCGTCGCTGGAATGGGGCACAAAACGGTAGGTCTTGGCCTCAATCAAGGTGGGCCCTCCGCCCGCACGGGCCCGTTCCACCGCTTCGTGCATCACCTCATAGACCTTGACCGGGTCCTCGCCATCCACCACCACGCCCGGCATCCCGTACCCGGCTGCGCGGGCCGCGACGTCGGTGATGGCCATCTGCTTTTTCTGGGGGACGGAAATGGCGTAGCCGTTGTTCTCATTGAAGAAGATCACCGGCAACTGGAGCACAGAGGCAAAATTGAGGGCCTCATGGAACTCGCCCTGGCTGGTGGACCCCTCCCCGAAGTACGCCACAGCCACCCGGCCGTCCTTCAACAGCTTGGAGGCCAGGGCCAGGCCGGTGGCGTGCAGATCCTGGGTGGCCACCACGGCACCGGTGGAGAGGATGTTGAGGCGTTTGTGCCCCCAGTGGGCCGGCATCTGCCGGCCGGCAGAGTTCGGGTCCTCTGCCTTGGCCAGCAGGTGGAGCATGACCTCGCGGGGCGTCATGCCCAGAGCCAGCACCAGGGCCAGGTCCCGGTAGTAGGGCACCACCCAGTCGAAGCCGCGCTTCAAGGCGAACGCCGACCCGACCTGGGTCGCCTCGTGTCCGTTGGAGGAATAGACAATCGCAGCGCGGCCCTGGCGGTTCAGGATCCACATGCGGTCATCCAGCGCCCGGGACAAGGCCATAATACGGTACATTTCCTTCAAGGTTTCAGGGCTCAGGCTTCCTTCCTGGGTCACTTAGTCTTCTCCTTTCCCTTCGTGCAGTGCTGGGTCCCCGGGCGATCGGCCGTCAATCGGCGTAGACATGGTCATAGAGCGTGGCGGGATCGGGCTGGGCGGCCGCCAGGGCGTAGCTGGTGGCATCGTCCACCTCCGCCTGGACCCGCCGGCGCAACTCCTCCTCCTGTTGACCGTCCCACAAACCCTGCCCCTCCATCCACTCGCGGAACCGCGGGATGGGGTCGGCTGCTTTCTCCTGCTCCCGCAGCGCTGCCGACTTGTACACCCGATCATCATCATCGCTCGAATGCGCCGTCAAGCGATGGGTTTTGATCTCAATCAGGGTGGGGCCCTCCCCGGCCAGGGCCCGGCGGCGTGCCTCGGCGGTCGCCTGGTACACCCCCAAGGGGTCGATGCCCTGCACCACCACGCCCGGGATGCCGTAGCCCGCCGCCCGAACCGCGATATCCTCCACCGCCATGGACTTGGACTGCGGCACGGAGATGGCCCACCCGTTGTTTTCCACCACCACCAGCAAGGGCAGGCGGAAAACCGAGGCCCAGTTGAGGGCCTCATGAAACTCGCCCTGGTTGGTGGATCCGTCCCCCAGAAAGGTGGCAACCACGCCCGGCCGGTGTTGCAGCTTGAGGGCCCAGGCCAGGCCGGCCGCATGGGTTACCTGGGTGGTCACCGGAGAGGAGCCGCTGAGGATGCGCCGCCGGCGGCTGCCCCAATGGTTGGGCATCTGGCGGCCGCCGGAGGCGGGGTCCGCGGCCCGGGCCAGGGTGCCCAGCATCACCTCCCGCGGGCTGACCCCCCACATGAGCACGATGACCATGTCCCGGTAATAGGGGGTAATCCAGTCCACCGCCGGGTCCAGGGCAGCTGCCACCCCTGCTTGTCCGCCCTCCTGCCCATGGCCGGTAATCACGAAGGGCGCCACGCCCTGGCGGGCCAGGATCCAGGCGCGGTCGTCAATGGCGCGGCTTAGTACCATGTAATAATACATGGTGCGAATGCGCGTCGCGTCGATGCCGAGGCCGTGCACCGTGAGCGAGGTGCTCATGCCGCCTCTCCTTTCACGCGCCGACGGCGGTCGTGCGTCCGGGATCAGATGTGAATGGCATGCCCGTCAACCGCCAGCCCGACTTCATGCAGCACTTCCGACACGGTCGGATGCGGATGGACGCTCTCCCCCACCTCCCAGGCGGTGGCTTCCAGGAAGCGGGCCAGGGCGGTCTCTGAGATGAGTTCCCCGGCGTGGGGTCCGATTAAGTGGGCGCCCAGCATCTCGCCCGTCTCGGCATCCGCCACCATTTTGACCATGCCATCGGCCTCCCCCAGGATGAGGGACCGGCCGTTAGCCCGCAGGGGGAAGGTGCCCACCTTGACCCGGCGGCCCGCCGCTTCCGCTTCCGCAGCGGTGAGGCCTACCGCCGCCACCTCCGGGCGGGTATAGGTCACGCGGGGTACACGGCTGGGCGATAGCCGTTCCGGATCGCGGCCGGCCATGGCCTCCACCGCAATGATGCCTTCGTGGGCCGCCACATGCGCCAGCAGATAGCCGCCGATGACATCGCCAATGGCCGAGATATGCGGCACATTGGTCCGATAGAGGTCATCCACCCGGATGAAACCGCGCTCATCGACCTCCACCCCGGCGCTCTCCAGCCCGATACCGGTGCTTTGGGGCACCCGCCCGATGGCCACCAGCATCGTCTCGGCCGCGACCTCCACCGGCCCCTCCGCGGTGGTGATGCGGGCCCGCACCCCCTGATCAGGGTCGATCGTCACGTGATCCAGGTCCAGGCGCGCCCCGGTCAGGACGCGGATGCCCCTCCGGCGGAAGAGGCGGGTCAGCACCCCCGCGATCTCCTCATCGTCGGCGGGGAGGATGTGCGGCAGCATCTCCACCAGGGTGACCTCCACCCCGAAGTCGTTGTACATGGAGGCAAATTCGGCCCCGATGGCCCCGCCGCCGATGACGAGGACACTGGCCGGCAGGTCCGGGCGGTCGAGGACGAAGTCCGAGTTCATCACCCGCCGGCTATCAAAGGGAATACCGGGAAGGGCCCGCGGCTGGGACCCGGTGGCGATCAGGATGTCGGTGCTCTCAACCGTGGTCACCTGACCCTCCGCCTCCACCACCACTCGGCCCGGCCCGTCCAGGCGCCCGCGGCCCGCGACGACGGTTATGGCATTCTTCTTCATCAGGTACTGCACGCCCCGGTAGAGCTGCCCCACCACCTGCGCCTTGCGGGCCAGGGCCCGGGGGTAATCCACCGCCACGTTATCGGCCTTCAGGCCGAAGTCCGCACCGTGCCGGATGTCATGCAAGAGTTCCGCGGTGTGCAGCAACGCTTTAGTGGGGATACAACCCCGGTGCAGACAGGTGCCCCCGACCTTTTCCTGTTCCACCAGCGCCACGTGCATGCCTAGCTGGGCAGCGCGGATGGCGGCGACATAGCCGCCGGTGCCGCCCCCTAATACTGTCAGGTCAAAGTGTTCGGCCAATCAAGGACCTCCTCCTGCTGCACCGGGGTTCCCCGGCCACGGGCCTGGCGCCGCCCCGGCCGCCCGCAGCCGGGGGTCCGGCCGGCCCGCAAAAGAGCAGCCGGCGGAGTGCGGTACCCCGTTCCGCCTACGCCATGAGGCCCGTGAGCCAATCGTTATCGACTGTATGAAAATACGGCCCGGATTGCAAGATCCCTGCCGCTGGGCTGGAAAATTAAGGATCCCGCTTAGGGGTCCAGCGGGCGCCGTCCCGGCGGCGGTATTTCTCCATGACGGCCCGGAAGGCGCTCTCGAGGTCGATGCCTAGGCTGTTGGCGAAGGAAACCAGGACAAAGAAGAGGTCGCCCAGTTCCATGGGCACCGAATTCTCCCGCTCGTCCGGTTTTTTGGGCTTCTCCCCGTAGGCATGGTTGACCTCCCGGGCCAGTTCCCCCAGTTCCTCGGTCAGCCGGGCCAGCATCGCCAGGGGGGAAAAGTAGCCTTCCTCGAACCCACTCAGATAGCGATCCACTTCCTGTTGGATTTCCCGCAGCTCCATGTCCCCCTCCTTGGGCCTCTCAATGCAGAAAGGCATGCGGAAACGCCCGATGGTACTGATGCGGCACCTGGACCACGCCGCCTTCGAGCGCACGGGCGGCCGTGTTAGGCCAGTACGGATCCCGC is a genomic window containing:
- a CDS encoding Multimodular transpeptidase-transglycosylase — encoded protein: MVSRTERHRQQRRRGWQRAADRAGRWSLPLLALFLALLAAPLPALAPLPALPADTILTDRFGRTVALLYQTRNRIPVPASQQPAVLRNAVVAIEDDTFWVEPSVDPVGIVRAALADLRAHRIVEGGSTLTQQLVKNLYLTPARTFRRKLAELFLALKLSASYDKRTILTLYLNDVYFGEGAWGAEAASRTYFGHGAASLTLPEAALLAGVINAPSYYDPFIRPAAARARRNLVLARMATLGYLSPAAARRAEQAPLRLVRRGTTVNRAPFYTQFVAADLQAHAPALARNLATGGYRITTAMDWVMQRAAQTVFANDLPGPFQVRPQPEPEAALVAVDPRTGYVDALVGGRDWARSTFNRALYAHRQPGSTMKYFLYTTVIKAGYPTSTVRQSAPVRFQAGHGRWYVPHNFGHVYNGPLTIRRAIALSDNIVAVKWMDTVGPPAMIATAHAMGITSPLADNLTTALGSSAVTPLEMARAVAPLANGGYRVRPLGVLRVTDGSGHVLYQARPQRTRVLSPAVAYVVTSLFGAPLNNPQGTAHDLRAVFTRPAAAKTGTSSGQRDGWLVGYTPQLTCAVWVGNDNNRPLDLTGDRAAGPAWADFMATALAGHPVRRFPRPPGVVTREVCIRTGLLANGCCTSYREVFLAGHTPTRVSPGCGGSGGGSGGSGGGPAPAPPPLPGGLPGWLHRLLPSLF
- a CDS encoding protein of unknown function (Evidence 5 : Unknown function) translates to MVDAEALYEESLYELARRELEAGLPLFGPEAAVWLRRHPDRPVPLAPGAAAYLAGVGLGDEAG
- the lipB gene encoding Octanoyltransferase; translated protein: MTRPALAVWLGRMPYGPAWDLQRRVGEAVRRGHLPDTLLLVEHDPVYTIGRAARGSRDNLLWDLPTLQRRGIALYEVDRGGDITYHGPGQLVGYPILDLTRHGRDLHAYLRSLEEGLIRALATWGVTAYRLPPHTGVWVDEPQGPAKIAAIGVKASRWITSHGFALNVAPDLGHFTGIIPCGIRDKGVTSLARLLGAAAPDLVAVRPVVAEALARVWDLAWHWGTPEDLPDGEG
- the lipA gene encoding lipoyl synthase (lipoic acid synthetase) (Evidence 2a : Function from experimental evidences in other organisms; PubMedId : 15362861, 16835858, 19028902, 19820084, 25341020; Product type e : enzyme); amino-acid sequence: MAPAEEPREAPAAGRPASKHLPPWLRIRLTQGRNYSDIKGLMRSQALHTVCEEARCPNIYDCWERRTATFLILGDICTRNCAFCAVKSGRPQGVDRAEPVRVAETVAAMELAHVVITSVDRDDLPDGGAGIFAETIAAIRARRPGCSIEVLTPDFQGDPAAIRTVAAARPEIFNHNIETVPRLYRRVRPKADYQRSLDLLRRVRELDPRIVTKSGLMVGLGETREELRAVFADLRRHGVEVLTVGQYLRPDPKHIAVERFYPPEEFAEMREEALAMGFLHVESGPLVRSSYHAAEQVPADRLHR
- the bkdB gene encoding branched-chain alpha-keto acid dehydrogenase E2 subunit (lipoamide acyltransferase) (Evidence 2a : Function from experimental evidences in other organisms; PubMedId : 10094682, 12427936, 15241682, 22720735, 28371347; Product type e : enzyme); the protein is MPEIVRMPQLGESVTEGTIGQWLKKAGDHVDQYESLVEVMTDKVNAEVPSPAEGVITRILVEEGATVAVGEPLCELEVAGGAATTAAPAEAAPAAASPPAAPATPAAAEPSAAAPAAPAPAGAPPRGRYSPAVRRLAAEHGIDPATVSGTGAGGRVTRRDILQAVAAAAAAPTPSAPAAPAAAPTPAAPPAAPAPVPAIAPAPAVVEPGDEVVPLSQIRRVIADRMVRSKMTVPHAWLMVEVDVTGLATLRERLKTSFKEREGVPLTFVPFMIRAVVEGLRQVPEMNAQWNGDSIVYKKRINLGMATATDRGLVVPVIKDADRQNVVGLAHQVADLTQRARQGRLTMDDITGGTFTLDNTGAVGTVLTYPVINAPEVGIVTLERIVKRPVVIGDSIAIRSMVNICLSFDHRVVDGAEAGRFLTAVKQHLESIGPETSIY
- the bkdAB gene encoding branched-chain alpha-keto acid dehydrogenase E1 subunit (Evidence 2a : Function from experimental evidences in other organisms; PubMedId : 10094682, 12427936, 15241682, 28371347; Product type e : enzyme); this encodes MTFLEAIRETLRQEMRRDPRIIIYGEDVGVRGGVFRVTDGLLAEFGEERVIDSPLAEAAIVGTAIGAAVGGLLPVPEIQFADFIAPAFNQIVEEAARMRYRSNNDFHVPITIRAPFGGGVHGGLYHSQSVEAFFAHVPGLKVVIPSTPYDAKGLLAASIHDPDPVLFFEHKAAYRSVKGEVPEERYLIPLGKADLKREGTDVSIIGYGLVVQHALKAAEQLAKEDGISVEVLDLRTVRPLDVEAILATARKTGKVLIVHEDNLTGGIGGEVAALIAEHALFDLDAPIRRLTGPDVPAMPFSPPLEHAFLVTPEKIAAAARELARF
- the bkdAA gene encoding branched-chain alpha-keto acid dehydrogenase E1 subunit (Evidence 2a : Function from experimental evidences in other organisms; PubMedId : 10094682, 12427936, 15241682, 22720735, 28371347; Product type e : enzyme), translated to MTQEGSLSPETLKEMYRIMALSRALDDRMWILNRQGRAAIVYSSNGHEATQVGSAFALKRGFDWVVPYYRDLALVLALGMTPREVMLHLLAKAEDPNSAGRQMPAHWGHKRLNILSTGAVVATQDLHATGLALASKLLKDGRVAVAYFGEGSTSQGEFHEALNFASVLQLPVIFFNENNGYAISVPQKKQMAITDVAARAAGYGMPGVVVDGEDPVKVYEVMHEAVERARAGGGPTLIEAKTYRFVPHSSDDDDRAYRTREEVQERKKRDPLITFERRLREEGILTDEELARYRAEIKAAVDDATEYADKAPYPDPATMGLYVYGD
- the bkdAA gene encoding branched-chain alpha-keto acid dehydrogenase E1 subunit (Evidence 2a : Function from experimental evidences in other organisms; PubMedId : 10094682, 12427936, 15241682, 22720735, 28371347; Product type e : enzyme); amino-acid sequence: MSTSLTVHGLGIDATRIRTMYYYMVLSRAIDDRAWILARQGVAPFVITGHGQEGGQAGVAAALDPAVDWITPYYRDMVIVLMWGVSPREVMLGTLARAADPASGGRQMPNHWGSRRRRILSGSSPVTTQVTHAAGLAWALKLQHRPGVVATFLGDGSTNQGEFHEALNWASVFRLPLLVVVENNGWAISVPQSKSMAVEDIAVRAAGYGIPGVVVQGIDPLGVYQATAEARRRALAGEGPTLIEIKTHRLTAHSSDDDDRVYKSAALREQEKAADPIPRFREWMEGQGLWDGQQEEELRRRVQAEVDDATSYALAAAQPDPATLYDHVYAD
- the lpdV gene encoding branched-chain alpha-keto acid dehydrogenase E3 subunit (dihydrolipoamide dehydrogenase) (Evidence 2a : Function from experimental evidences in other organisms; PubMedId : 10094682, 12427936, 15241682, 28371347; Product type e : enzyme) yields the protein MAEHFDLTVLGGGTGGYVAAIRAAQLGMHVALVEQEKVGGTCLHRGCIPTKALLHTAELLHDIRHGADFGLKADNVAVDYPRALARKAQVVGQLYRGVQYLMKKNAITVVAGRGRLDGPGRVVVEAEGQVTTVESTDILIATGSQPRALPGIPFDSRRVMNSDFVLDRPDLPASVLVIGGGAIGAEFASMYNDFGVEVTLVEMLPHILPADDEEIAGVLTRLFRRRGIRVLTGARLDLDHVTIDPDQGVRARITTAEGPVEVAAETMLVAIGRVPQSTGIGLESAGVEVDERGFIRVDDLYRTNVPHISAIGDVIGGYLLAHVAAHEGIIAVEAMAGRDPERLSPSRVPRVTYTRPEVAAVGLTAAEAEAAGRRVKVGTFPLRANGRSLILGEADGMVKMVADAETGEMLGAHLIGPHAGELISETALARFLEATAWEVGESVHPHPTVSEVLHEVGLAVDGHAIHI
- the ypjD gene encoding oxidized nucleotide pyrophosphohydrolase (Evidence 2a : Function from experimental evidences in other organisms; PubMedId : 16390452, 20529853, 20944217, 21733847, 24339782, 26920050, 28117687; Product type e : enzyme), whose translation is MELREIQQEVDRYLSGFEEGYFSPLAMLARLTEELGELAREVNHAYGEKPKKPDERENSVPMELGDLFFVLVSFANSLGIDLESAFRAVMEKYRRRDGARWTPKRDP